A genomic stretch from Bradyrhizobium sp. 195 includes:
- a CDS encoding 2-isopropylmalate synthase: MATANKSDKDRVIIFDTTLRDGEQCPGATMTFEEKLEVAELLDDMGVDVIEAGFPITSQGDFEAVSEIARRSKNSVIAGLSRAHPADIDRCAEAVKFAKRGRVHTVIATSPLHMRVKLNKTPEEVLETSVAMVARARNQIDDVEWSAEDGTRSEMDFLCRIVEAVIKAGATTVNIPDTVGYTVPEEYTHFMKTLIERVPNSDKAVFSVHCHNDLGMAVANSLAGVVGGARQVECTINGIGERAGNAALEEIVMAINVRNDKFPYWNKIDTTQLTRASKVVSAATSFPVQYNKAIVGRNAFAHESGIHQDGVLKDASTYEIMRPEMVGLKQSSLVLGKHSGRHAFVHKLEEMGYKLGPNQLEDAFTRMKALADRKKDIYDEDIEALVDEKMAASHDRIKLTSLTVIAGTHGPQRATMKLDVDGQIKIEEAEGNGPVDAVFNCIKRLVPHEAKLELYQVHAVTEGTDAQAEVSVRLSQEGRAMTARAADPDTLVASAKAYLGALNKIVMKRQRDTVTAAAAS; encoded by the coding sequence ATGGCCACCGCGAACAAGTCCGACAAGGACCGCGTCATCATTTTCGACACCACCCTGCGCGACGGCGAGCAATGCCCCGGCGCCACCATGACCTTCGAGGAAAAGCTCGAGGTCGCCGAGCTGCTGGACGATATGGGCGTCGACGTCATCGAGGCGGGCTTCCCGATCACCTCGCAGGGTGACTTCGAAGCGGTGAGCGAGATCGCCCGCCGCTCCAAGAATTCCGTCATCGCCGGCCTGTCCCGCGCGCATCCGGCCGACATCGACCGCTGCGCCGAAGCGGTGAAGTTTGCCAAGCGCGGCCGCGTCCACACCGTGATCGCGACCTCGCCGTTGCACATGCGGGTGAAGTTGAACAAGACGCCGGAAGAAGTGCTCGAGACCTCGGTCGCCATGGTCGCGCGCGCCCGCAACCAGATCGACGACGTCGAATGGTCGGCCGAGGACGGCACCCGCAGCGAGATGGACTTCCTGTGCCGTATCGTCGAGGCCGTGATCAAGGCCGGCGCCACCACGGTGAACATCCCCGACACTGTCGGCTACACGGTGCCGGAGGAATACACCCACTTCATGAAGACGCTGATCGAGCGCGTGCCGAATTCAGATAAAGCGGTGTTCTCCGTGCACTGCCATAACGATCTCGGCATGGCGGTCGCGAACTCGCTGGCCGGCGTCGTCGGCGGTGCGCGCCAGGTGGAGTGCACCATCAACGGCATCGGCGAGCGTGCCGGCAACGCCGCGCTCGAAGAGATCGTGATGGCGATCAACGTGCGCAACGACAAATTCCCCTACTGGAACAAGATCGATACCACCCAGCTCACCCGCGCCTCGAAGGTCGTCTCGGCGGCAACCTCGTTCCCGGTGCAATACAACAAGGCGATCGTCGGCCGGAACGCGTTCGCGCATGAGAGCGGCATCCACCAGGACGGCGTGTTGAAGGACGCTTCCACCTACGAGATCATGCGGCCCGAAATGGTCGGCCTGAAGCAGTCCTCGCTGGTGCTCGGCAAGCATTCCGGCCGCCATGCCTTCGTGCACAAGCTGGAGGAGATGGGCTACAAGCTCGGCCCGAACCAGCTGGAGGATGCGTTCACACGGATGAAGGCTCTGGCCGACCGCAAGAAGGACATCTACGACGAGGACATCGAGGCGCTGGTCGACGAAAAGATGGCGGCCTCCCACGACCGCATCAAGCTGACCTCGCTGACCGTGATCGCCGGCACCCATGGCCCGCAGCGCGCGACCATGAAGCTCGACGTCGACGGCCAGATCAAGATCGAGGAGGCCGAGGGCAACGGTCCGGTGGACGCCGTGTTCAACTGCATCAAGCGCCTGGTGCCGCACGAGGCCAAGCTCGAGCTGTATCAGGTCCACGCGGTCACCGAAGGCACCGACGCGCAGGCGGAAGTGTCGGTGCGGCTGTCGCAGGAGGGACGTGCGATGACGGCACGCGCGGCGGATCCGGATACGCTGGTGGCCTCGGCCAAGGCCTATCTCGGCGCGCTCAACAAGATCGTCATGAAGCGCCAGCGCGACACGGTGACCGCGGCCGCGGCGAGCTGA
- a CDS encoding site-specific integrase encodes MAALADRRVRGEFKTWRDSFAETPRKADYAWTTLARVMSFAKDRGIIATNPCERGGRLYVADRKDKIWTEQDIGAVLAVASTEIQLALILALWSGQRQGDLLRLPWSAYESPYIRLRQSKGGRRVAMPAGAPLRTLLDATSRRRPLILTNTLGRPWTSDGFRTSWGKACERAADCGRHGSLVEGRRAILDAHYLGRDIQLAEAAVLKLEARTKL; translated from the coding sequence GTGGCCGCTCTGGCCGACCGTCGCGTGCGCGGCGAATTCAAAACCTGGCGCGACTCGTTCGCCGAAACACCACGCAAGGCCGACTACGCCTGGACGACGCTGGCGCGCGTCATGTCGTTCGCAAAGGACCGCGGCATCATCGCAACCAACCCATGCGAACGCGGCGGCCGCCTCTATGTGGCAGACCGCAAGGACAAGATTTGGACCGAGCAAGACATCGGCGCGGTTCTCGCAGTGGCATCCACCGAGATCCAGCTCGCGCTGATCTTGGCTTTGTGGAGCGGGCAAAGGCAGGGCGACCTGCTGCGCCTACCCTGGTCGGCCTACGAGAGCCCCTACATTCGCCTTCGCCAGTCGAAAGGCGGCCGCCGGGTCGCGATGCCCGCAGGCGCACCCTTGAGGACCCTACTCGATGCGACGAGCCGCCGGCGGCCGCTTATCCTCACGAACACGCTGGGCCGGCCCTGGACGTCCGATGGCTTTCGCACGTCGTGGGGAAAGGCTTGCGAGCGTGCCGCAGATTGCGGCCGTCACGGGTCACTCGTTGAAGGACGTCGAGCCATTCTCGATGCGCACTATCTCGGTCGTGACATTCAGCTCGCAGAAGCTGCGGTGTTGAAGCTCGAAGCGAGAACAAAACTGTAA
- a CDS encoding Na+/H+ antiporter has protein sequence MTPVARFEIMLLLLAMIVILEVLARKLQLPRAAALIVGGIGLAMVPEAPNIELDPELVLVLFLPPLLMASAWFTAWRDFRADIRIIMQLAVGAVVFTTLVVGVVTHLVQPALPWGACFALGAIVSPPDAVAAKAVLQKLPLPQRIVALLEGESLVNDASGLVLFRLAVAATLTGAFSTTYAVFQFSWLAVGGVALGVASAYVSISVIKRIADADLTVVWGFLTAWISYIAAEKLGVSGVLSTVACGMVMGWHQHELLSAVTRTRSTAVWGVSVFLLESLIFILIGLSLRGILTRLGGLETLLGLLPSMMAIVAAVIVARFVWIFPTTYIPRALSSTLRARDPYPPLSVPFIMSWAGIRGVVSLAAALSLPEAFPGRDLILAVTFAVILVTVLIQGATLAPLVRLLSGAGFVSSSTSKLSEAEARARIAAAQLAAVEKESLDPDGSHRHPRLMEQYSYRVRASARFSEEPDTFASHRVDHFRAVLSAISAGRNELLRMHRADQIHDSVLHAIEQELDLEEITVTRFVDAR, from the coding sequence ATGACCCCTGTAGCGCGCTTTGAGATCATGCTCCTGCTGTTGGCCATGATCGTCATCCTAGAGGTACTCGCGCGGAAGCTTCAGCTTCCTCGTGCTGCGGCACTTATCGTAGGCGGAATTGGTCTTGCGATGGTCCCGGAAGCTCCGAACATCGAACTCGATCCCGAACTGGTCCTAGTTCTGTTCTTGCCACCATTATTGATGGCCAGCGCGTGGTTCACCGCTTGGCGGGACTTTCGCGCCGACATAAGGATCATAATGCAACTGGCCGTCGGTGCAGTCGTCTTCACGACGTTGGTCGTCGGCGTTGTAACTCACCTGGTGCAACCGGCCCTTCCATGGGGAGCCTGCTTCGCACTAGGGGCGATTGTCTCGCCGCCAGACGCCGTCGCAGCGAAGGCGGTGCTACAGAAACTGCCTTTGCCGCAGCGGATCGTTGCTTTGCTCGAGGGCGAAAGCTTGGTCAATGACGCGTCCGGACTCGTACTTTTTCGACTCGCGGTGGCCGCAACGCTTACCGGAGCGTTCAGCACGACCTACGCTGTATTCCAGTTTTCCTGGCTCGCGGTTGGCGGGGTGGCGCTAGGGGTGGCATCCGCCTACGTATCAATTTCTGTTATCAAGCGCATCGCCGATGCCGACCTTACCGTCGTCTGGGGCTTTTTGACCGCCTGGATTTCGTACATCGCGGCGGAGAAGTTAGGCGTCTCCGGAGTTTTGTCCACTGTAGCATGCGGAATGGTCATGGGCTGGCACCAGCACGAACTTCTATCAGCCGTCACTCGCACGCGATCGACCGCCGTCTGGGGCGTTTCTGTTTTCTTGCTGGAATCGTTGATTTTCATCCTTATCGGCCTATCGCTCCGCGGCATATTGACAAGGCTCGGCGGACTGGAAACTTTGCTCGGGCTGCTGCCATCAATGATGGCGATCGTCGCAGCCGTGATCGTCGCAAGGTTCGTTTGGATTTTCCCGACAACGTACATTCCCCGCGCGTTGTCCTCGACGTTGCGTGCGCGAGATCCTTATCCTCCGCTATCGGTACCCTTCATAATGAGTTGGGCGGGCATTCGCGGCGTGGTAAGCCTGGCTGCGGCGCTCTCGCTTCCTGAAGCGTTTCCCGGCCGCGACCTCATTTTAGCGGTAACGTTCGCGGTCATTCTCGTCACGGTTCTGATACAAGGCGCGACATTGGCGCCCCTCGTACGTCTGCTTTCCGGAGCGGGATTTGTCTCTTCGAGCACCTCAAAGCTTTCGGAGGCGGAGGCCCGCGCCCGCATTGCTGCCGCTCAACTGGCGGCAGTCGAAAAAGAGTCGCTCGATCCGGATGGCAGCCACCGCCATCCGCGACTGATGGAGCAGTATTCCTATCGAGTGCGCGCTTCGGCGCGGTTCTCCGAAGAGCCGGATACGTTCGCCTCACACCGCGTTGATCACTTCAGGGCCGTGTTGTCAGCGATTTCCGCCGGCCGCAACGAACTGCTGCGTATGCATCGCGCCGACCAGATACACGATAGCGTGCTCCACGCAATCGAGCAGGAACTCGATCTAGAGGAGATCACGGTAACGCGGTTTGTAGACGCGCGCTAG
- a CDS encoding SMP-30/gluconolactonase/LRE family protein: MTRQEARDKEQRDQDAALSRRTLVQGLAIGAAAIAGAGSALAQTGPAAPPTTITTPPRDFSPRGAPTTYFWDPDIIAVDPSFNDLAQPNTAIKRLHTGLLWAEGPAWSAQGRYLLWSDIPNNRQMRWSEDDGHVSVFRSPSNNSNGNSFDFQGRQLSCEHLTRRVTRYEHDGTATVLADSYQGKRLNSPNDIAAHPDGSYWFTDPPYGGQLYEGEPDAEGGPSNAGGKLNPRIGQPAGFTPGKRELPTNCYRIDPSGRIDLVVTEDQVPDPNGLCFSPDYKKLYIASTGKGPGDTGPGGKGEIFVFDVGADNKLSNHKKFSDCVIDGVKCGPDGVRCDVNGNVWASSNAGRAVGYSGVTVWSPEGKLLGRIRLPEVCGNVAFGGPKRNRLFMAASQSLYAVYTATQGAGPG, translated from the coding sequence ATGACACGCCAAGAGGCTCGTGACAAAGAGCAGCGTGACCAGGATGCTGCGCTTTCACGACGAACGCTCGTACAGGGACTTGCAATCGGTGCGGCCGCCATAGCCGGAGCCGGCTCCGCATTGGCACAGACCGGACCCGCCGCACCGCCGACCACCATCACCACCCCGCCGCGCGATTTCAGCCCGCGTGGTGCGCCGACCACCTATTTCTGGGACCCCGACATCATCGCGGTCGATCCGTCCTTCAACGATCTCGCGCAGCCCAACACGGCAATCAAGCGCCTGCACACCGGCCTGCTGTGGGCGGAAGGGCCGGCGTGGAGCGCGCAGGGCCGGTATCTGCTGTGGAGCGACATTCCCAACAACCGGCAGATGCGCTGGAGCGAGGACGACGGCCACGTCAGCGTGTTCCGCTCACCCTCGAACAATTCCAACGGCAACTCCTTCGACTTCCAGGGCCGCCAGCTCTCCTGCGAGCATCTGACGCGGCGGGTGACGCGCTATGAGCATGACGGCACCGCCACCGTGCTGGCGGACTCCTATCAAGGCAAGCGGCTGAACTCGCCGAACGACATCGCTGCGCATCCCGACGGCAGCTACTGGTTCACCGATCCACCCTATGGCGGTCAGCTCTACGAAGGCGAGCCGGATGCGGAGGGCGGCCCGAGCAATGCAGGCGGCAAGCTCAATCCGCGGATCGGACAGCCAGCCGGTTTCACACCAGGCAAACGCGAGTTGCCGACCAATTGTTATCGCATCGATCCCTCAGGCCGTATCGACCTCGTCGTCACCGAGGACCAGGTGCCGGATCCGAACGGGCTGTGCTTCTCGCCCGACTACAAGAAGCTCTACATCGCCTCCACCGGCAAGGGCCCGGGCGACACCGGGCCGGGCGGCAAGGGCGAGATCTTCGTGTTCGACGTCGGCGCCGACAACAAGCTCTCCAACCACAAGAAGTTCAGCGATTGCGTGATCGACGGCGTGAAGTGCGGACCGGACGGCGTGCGCTGCGACGTTAACGGCAATGTCTGGGCCTCCAGCAATGCCGGCCGCGCCGTCGGCTACAGCGGCGTGACGGTGTGGTCGCCGGAGGGAAAGCTGCTCGGCCGCATCCGCCTGCCGGAAGTGTGTGGCAACGTCGCCTTCGGCGGCCCCAAGCGCAACCGCCTGTTCATGGCGGCGAGCCAGTCGCTCTACGCGGTGTACACGGCGACGCAAGGCGCAGGGCCCGGCTGA
- a CDS encoding Spy/CpxP family protein refolding chaperone produces the protein MRKFTIAAIAVLSIAGSGAVYAQFHRPWMEHVRHIRMNPEDRAAFVDARIAAVHAGLKLNADQEKLWPPVEAAVRDFAKLRIDRANARMNAGPGDADKPEDPIARLRQRAEDMGASSAALKKIADAADPLYKTLDEGQKRRLAVLTRHRGPFGGGEDGPRHRHFMERGMDHFHHDRFERDGGPDRDREGRL, from the coding sequence ATGAGGAAGTTCACCATCGCCGCCATCGCCGTGCTCAGCATTGCCGGCTCGGGCGCGGTCTATGCCCAATTTCATCGCCCGTGGATGGAGCACGTCCGCCACATCCGCATGAACCCGGAAGACCGCGCTGCCTTCGTCGACGCGCGGATCGCCGCCGTCCATGCCGGGCTGAAGCTCAATGCCGATCAGGAGAAGCTATGGCCGCCGGTCGAGGCTGCCGTGCGCGATTTCGCCAAGCTGCGCATCGACCGCGCCAATGCGCGGATGAATGCCGGGCCGGGCGATGCCGACAAGCCCGAGGATCCGATCGCCCGTCTGCGCCAGCGCGCCGAGGACATGGGCGCCAGCTCCGCGGCGCTGAAGAAGATCGCCGATGCCGCCGATCCGCTCTACAAGACCCTGGACGAGGGCCAGAAACGGCGCCTCGCCGTGCTGACCCGCCACCGCGGCCCGTTTGGCGGCGGCGAGGACGGCCCACGGCACCGCCACTTCATGGAACGCGGCATGGACCATTTCCACCACGACCGTTTCGAGCGCGACGGCGGTCCGGACCGCGATCGCGAAGGCCGGCTCTGA
- a CDS encoding TRAP transporter substrate-binding protein, with translation MRTFAIAASIAALAIGLAGPASAQSPIIIKFSHVVATDTPKGKGAEKFKELAEKYTAGKVKVEVYPNSTLYKDKEELEALQLGSVQMLAPSNSKFGPLGIREFEVFDLPYILPDLKTLRKVTEGPLGTRLLKLLDAKGITGLAYWDNGFKQMSANKKLVTPADYQGVKFRIQSSRVLQAQFKALSSLPQVMAFSEVYQALQTGVVDGQENTWSNIYTQKMHEVQKYITETNHGYIGYVVIVNKKFWDDLPADIRDQLTKAMKEATDFSNAQSQKENDDALAEIKQSGKSEIIKLTPEQDAAMRKAMEPVYKDAAGRIGQPLIDEFLKEAKSATN, from the coding sequence ATGCGCACCTTCGCGATCGCTGCGTCCATCGCGGCATTGGCAATCGGGCTGGCCGGGCCGGCGTCGGCCCAATCGCCGATCATCATCAAGTTCAGCCACGTCGTCGCCACCGACACGCCGAAGGGCAAGGGCGCGGAGAAGTTCAAGGAGCTGGCCGAGAAGTACACCGCCGGCAAGGTCAAGGTCGAGGTCTATCCGAACTCGACACTCTACAAGGACAAGGAAGAGCTCGAGGCGCTCCAGCTCGGCAGCGTGCAGATGCTGGCACCGTCCAACTCGAAATTCGGGCCGCTCGGCATCCGCGAGTTCGAGGTGTTCGATCTGCCCTACATCCTTCCGGACCTGAAGACGCTGCGGAAGGTGACGGAAGGCCCGCTCGGCACGCGGCTGCTCAAGCTGCTGGACGCCAAGGGCATCACCGGCCTTGCCTATTGGGACAACGGCTTCAAGCAGATGAGCGCCAACAAGAAGCTGGTCACGCCGGCGGACTATCAGGGCGTCAAGTTCCGCATCCAGTCCTCGCGCGTGCTGCAGGCCCAGTTCAAGGCGCTCAGCTCGCTGCCGCAGGTGATGGCGTTCTCGGAAGTCTACCAGGCACTCCAGACCGGCGTGGTCGACGGCCAGGAGAACACCTGGTCCAACATCTATACCCAGAAGATGCACGAGGTGCAGAAGTACATCACCGAGACCAATCACGGCTACATTGGCTACGTCGTGATCGTGAACAAGAAGTTCTGGGACGATCTGCCGGCCGACATCCGCGACCAGCTCACCAAGGCGATGAAGGAAGCGACCGACTTCAGCAACGCGCAGTCGCAGAAGGAAAACGACGACGCTCTCGCCGAGATCAAGCAGAGCGGCAAGAGCGAGATCATCAAGCTCACGCCCGAGCAGGACGCGGCGATGCGCAAGGCGATGGAGCCGGTCTACAAGGACGCCGCCGGCCGTATCGGCCAGCCGCTGATCGACGAATTCCTCAAGGAAGCCAAGAGCGCGACGAACTGA
- the uvrA gene encoding excinuclease ABC subunit UvrA — MDDRPRQSDSLMQDDGFVRVRGAREHNLRNVDVRIPRNALVVFTGVSGSGKSSLAFGTIYAEAQRRYLESVSPYARRLFHQMQVPEVDDIEGLPPAVALQQQRGAPTTRSSVGSVTTISNLLRMLYSRAGDYPRGQPMLYAEAFSPNTPEGACPTCHGIGRMLNVTEKSMVPDDTKTIRERAVAAWPSAWQGQNLRDILTTLGYDVDKPWRELPKKERDWILFTDEQPTVPVYAGYYAIEVKRALRRKEEPSYQGTFTGAKRYVMQTYAKSESAMMKRRVAQFMITRDCPTCHGTRLKPEALKVKFAGLDIAEMSHLPLKQLHELVKPFATASTDRSEKTVVARRICEDLSARLTVLLDLGLGYLACERSTPTLSPGELQRLRLATQVRSNLFGVVYVLDEPSAGLHPADTEALLRSLDRLKHAGNSIFVVEHEIEVISHADWLVDVGPDAGEGGGSILYSGPPSGLGEIEQSRTAHYLARPRKKLPAVRREPKGHLKLRGVARNNLRGLDVDIPLGIIAGITGVSGSGKSSLISQFLVDTVAAHLGHSLATDADDGSLTPTVETIGGKIIAGLDQVNRLVVVDQKPIGRTPRSNLATYTGLFDHVRRMFAATPQAKSRRYDAGRFSFNVAKGRCATCEGEGFVCVELLFLPSVYAPCPTCKGARYNDKTLEVKIRGKSIADVLAMRVDEAFDFFEGDAALNRSLSVVREVGLGYIRLGQSATELSGGEAQRIKLATELMRPQRGHTLYILDEPTTGLHPRDVERLIAQLERIVDAGNSVVVVEHDMDVVSHSDWVIDLGPGAGDEGGRIVASGTPEQVAKAGGKTAPYLARRLKQ; from the coding sequence ATGGACGATCGACCAAGACAATCCGACAGCCTGATGCAGGATGACGGCTTCGTGCGGGTGCGCGGCGCGCGCGAGCACAATCTCAGGAACGTCGACGTTCGCATTCCTCGCAACGCGCTCGTCGTGTTCACGGGCGTGTCGGGCTCCGGGAAATCCTCGCTCGCCTTCGGGACGATCTACGCCGAGGCGCAGCGGCGCTATCTGGAGTCGGTATCGCCCTACGCGCGGCGGCTCTTCCACCAGATGCAAGTCCCTGAAGTCGACGACATCGAGGGCCTGCCGCCCGCGGTCGCGCTCCAGCAGCAGCGCGGCGCGCCGACGACGCGGTCATCCGTCGGCAGCGTGACCACCATCTCGAACCTGCTCAGGATGCTCTATTCCCGCGCCGGCGATTATCCGCGGGGACAACCGATGCTCTATGCGGAAGCATTCTCGCCGAACACGCCCGAGGGGGCCTGCCCGACCTGCCACGGCATCGGCAGGATGCTCAACGTGACCGAGAAGTCGATGGTGCCCGACGACACCAAGACGATTCGCGAGCGCGCCGTCGCGGCCTGGCCGAGCGCCTGGCAGGGGCAGAACCTCCGCGACATCCTGACCACGCTCGGCTACGACGTGGACAAGCCGTGGCGGGAGCTGCCCAAAAAGGAGCGCGACTGGATCCTGTTCACCGACGAGCAGCCGACCGTTCCGGTCTATGCCGGTTACTACGCCATCGAGGTCAAACGCGCCCTGCGCCGCAAGGAAGAGCCGAGCTATCAAGGCACGTTCACCGGCGCCAAACGCTACGTGATGCAGACCTACGCCAAGTCCGAGAGCGCGATGATGAAGCGCCGCGTCGCGCAATTCATGATCACGCGGGATTGCCCGACCTGCCACGGCACCCGGCTGAAGCCCGAGGCGCTCAAGGTCAAGTTCGCCGGCCTCGACATCGCCGAGATGTCGCACCTGCCGCTCAAGCAATTGCATGAGCTGGTCAAGCCATTCGCAACAGCCTCGACGGACAGGTCGGAGAAGACCGTCGTTGCCAGGCGCATCTGCGAGGATCTGTCGGCGCGGCTGACCGTCCTGCTCGACCTCGGCCTTGGCTATCTCGCCTGCGAACGCAGCACGCCAACGCTGTCGCCGGGCGAGTTGCAACGGTTGCGTCTTGCGACGCAAGTCCGCTCGAACCTGTTCGGCGTCGTCTACGTGCTCGACGAGCCCTCCGCAGGCCTGCATCCCGCCGACACCGAGGCGCTCCTGCGCTCACTGGACCGGTTGAAGCACGCCGGCAATTCGATCTTCGTGGTCGAGCACGAGATCGAGGTGATCAGTCACGCCGACTGGCTGGTCGATGTCGGGCCCGACGCCGGGGAAGGCGGTGGATCCATTCTCTATAGCGGGCCGCCTTCAGGGCTTGGCGAGATCGAGCAATCGCGCACCGCCCATTACCTCGCTCGTCCGCGCAAGAAGCTGCCGGCGGTCCGCCGCGAGCCGAAGGGACATCTGAAGCTCAGGGGCGTGGCCCGCAATAATCTGCGCGGCCTCGACGTCGACATTCCGCTCGGAATCATCGCCGGCATCACCGGCGTGTCCGGCTCGGGCAAATCGAGCCTGATCAGCCAATTCCTCGTCGATACCGTGGCCGCGCATCTCGGCCATTCGCTTGCCACTGACGCAGACGACGGCAGCCTGACCCCAACGGTCGAGACGATCGGCGGCAAGATCATTGCCGGCCTCGACCAGGTGAACCGCCTCGTCGTGGTGGACCAGAAGCCGATCGGCCGTACGCCTCGCTCCAACCTTGCGACCTATACCGGCCTGTTCGACCATGTGCGGCGGATGTTCGCCGCGACGCCGCAGGCAAAGTCCCGCCGCTACGATGCCGGACGCTTCTCGTTCAATGTCGCCAAAGGACGATGCGCGACCTGCGAGGGCGAAGGCTTCGTCTGCGTCGAACTGCTGTTCCTGCCCAGCGTCTACGCGCCCTGCCCGACCTGCAAGGGCGCCCGCTACAACGACAAGACGCTCGAGGTGAAGATCCGCGGGAAATCCATTGCAGACGTGCTGGCGATGCGCGTCGACGAGGCCTTCGACTTCTTCGAGGGCGATGCTGCACTGAACCGGTCGCTGTCGGTCGTCCGCGAGGTCGGCCTCGGCTATATCCGCCTCGGCCAATCCGCCACCGAATTGTCCGGCGGCGAGGCTCAGCGCATCAAGCTGGCGACCGAGCTCATGCGTCCGCAACGGGGCCATACGCTCTACATCCTGGACGAACCAACGACCGGGCTGCATCCACGGGATGTCGAGCGGCTGATCGCCCAGCTCGAACGGATCGTGGACGCCGGCAACAGCGTGGTCGTGGTCGAGCACGACATGGACGTCGTCAGTCACAGTGACTGGGTCATCGATCTCGGCCCCGGCGCCGGGGACGAGGGCGGCCGTATCGTCGCATCGGGAACGCCGGAGCAGGTCGCCAAAGCCGGCGGGAAGACGGCGCCTTATCTGGCGCGCCGCCTCAAGCAGTAG
- a CDS encoding DUF2937 family protein, translating to MRTWLLVAISAFLAILVGQAPEFAQQYAQRLGGAIAELQRIVDHFDEDSRRSGYDRQGALALMGRNAERYLQHPAREMHQPQK from the coding sequence ATGCGTACTTGGCTTCTCGTTGCTATCTCCGCCTTCCTGGCCATATTGGTCGGTCAGGCGCCCGAATTCGCGCAGCAATACGCGCAGCGGCTCGGCGGCGCCATTGCAGAACTGCAACGCATCGTCGATCACTTCGACGAAGATTCCCGGCGCTCGGGATACGATCGTCAGGGAGCGCTCGCCCTCATGGGTCGAAATGCCGAGCGTTACCTCCAACACCCCGCGCGCGAAATGCACCAGCCGCAGAAATAG
- a CDS encoding LysR family transcriptional regulator, with amino-acid sequence MDKLTNMKAFIKVVDRGSLSEAARELRLSRSAVSKYVIDLEVELGVQPLNRNTQNATPTKVGHRYYERCIAILAEIDDAERSLSQFQVEARGVLRVNAPMSFGTKFLGRMIAQFMARNPSLQVELILSDQQLDTVQEGFDVTIRLTDTPPANVVARQIASAPRAICASPDYLEKAGIPKRPKDLRTHQCLNYGYLATGSQWKLAGKDGDHWIPVEWNLSSNNGEILRDAALEGRGIALLPNFIVQTCLHDGSLKEVLADYRAPEMSVYAMFPPARYMPFKLRAFTEFLVNSLSASAANPDRPEPSHRWGG; translated from the coding sequence TTGGATAAGCTGACCAACATGAAAGCTTTCATCAAGGTCGTAGACCGCGGCAGCCTGAGTGAAGCGGCGAGAGAGTTGCGACTTTCCCGATCAGCTGTGAGCAAATACGTCATCGATCTTGAAGTTGAACTCGGCGTTCAGCCGCTCAATCGCAACACCCAAAACGCAACACCTACCAAGGTAGGCCACCGCTACTACGAGCGATGTATTGCGATCCTGGCGGAAATCGACGACGCAGAAAGATCCCTATCTCAATTCCAGGTCGAGGCGCGCGGCGTGCTTCGCGTAAACGCGCCTATGTCGTTTGGTACCAAGTTTCTCGGACGAATGATTGCGCAGTTCATGGCTCGCAATCCGAGCCTCCAAGTCGAGCTGATCCTAAGCGATCAGCAATTGGATACGGTCCAGGAAGGGTTCGATGTGACCATTCGCCTCACCGACACGCCGCCAGCTAACGTCGTCGCGCGGCAGATCGCTTCTGCGCCGAGGGCGATATGCGCCTCTCCCGACTATCTAGAGAAAGCCGGCATTCCCAAGCGGCCGAAAGATTTACGCACTCACCAGTGCTTGAACTACGGATATCTCGCGACCGGGTCTCAGTGGAAGCTCGCCGGGAAGGATGGTGATCACTGGATCCCAGTCGAGTGGAATTTGTCCAGCAACAACGGAGAAATACTACGGGACGCGGCATTAGAAGGGCGCGGCATCGCTCTTCTCCCAAACTTCATTGTCCAGACGTGTCTGCACGACGGCAGCCTGAAGGAAGTATTGGCTGATTATCGCGCGCCGGAAATGTCGGTCTATGCAATGTTTCCGCCGGCCAGGTATATGCCCTTCAAGCTGCGCGCATTCACGGAGTTCCTGGTGAACTCGCTCTCCGCTTCTGCGGCAAACCCGGACAGGCCTGAACCATCGCATAGATGGGGCGGGTAG